One Alligator mississippiensis isolate rAllMis1 chromosome 16, rAllMis1, whole genome shotgun sequence genomic region harbors:
- the LOC106738095 gene encoding uncharacterized protein LOC106738095, giving the protein MGSKSSKSRLGMIFERLRERNAKKNVMEIKRLPKKFAAHPVAEVTQQAPQEVSEAQLAKTTVKKPSVVQAHTEERGESQVMVTNVQKETEMTGETRMNAQTMLVIPQEVEAQSAVETSQISESQSLMETESPQVARNHDLNPVAEPREMTKVQLVPPNPQSDLHDVSSLPTSGHSGEMQDGAVMAHGSTVGAPENPDAPVTAGESEVQFAALPRQAVSQGMHEVQPATGTSKDSKTHAVAESESLNAGEMGMAPSVAGTAEETDNLAVAPCIQITPCETEPTVCSLSATTETLSPKANMQDTAEPQAMAHTVQETSEVVITVGARQESLLETEPQLPTPTMLETDHVTDPSFTAEMTPRHSQRSTEAHPASQTVPQATSKAWPTETGIQTTAEDGTAVEATETCPCPATQTTLAAKGETDETQIAAETSIDTEALPSMESADETAAMTEDQASVHPVMGKGKAQAAMDVTEKMQPMQHSIQVTEVQPTAQATVETGAQAILSTACEAELAMGERELCPSVDASLKATEEMGKSLSGAQGSGAQSADAFRENEPHLVAEMAQGTTEVTEAQSAALNTEEMSKGQLRAQTTGDSEAWVTPRTVPEPTEVSDLAQSIKETAQGTVERTESQATAASEVAHPADIVTEAPPAASIPEGAGTTESKGGKMGASSQVTKNILEANKEQPQECEPNPEPEPQQVMEQKQMASAPKTCEPISDAANLQTVEAPPTGLSMNGVKDRHEKAEGPATHPAKTKGALSSDITPSNHGPLSLEEPFPKDAADPIPAAMDPAASQTC; this is encoded by the coding sequence ATGGGGAGCAAAAGCAGCAAGAGCAGACTCGGCATGATTTTtgagagattgagagagagaaatgccaaGAAGAATGTCATGGAGATCAAGAGACTACCGAAAAAGTTTGCGGCCCATCCTGTTGCAGAGGTAACACAACAGGCTCCCCAGGAAGTTAGTGAGGCCCAGCTTGCAAAAACAACTGTGAAAAAGCCTAGCGTGGTCCAGGCTCACACAGAGGAAAGGGGTGAGAGCCAGGTTATGGTAACAAATGTTcaaaaagaaactgaaatgaCTGGTGAGACCCGGATGAATGCACAGACTATGCTAGTGATCCCTCAGGAGGTAGAAGCTCAGTCTGCTGTGGAGACCTCCCAAATTAGTGAGAGCCAGTCTCTTATGGAAACCGAGTCCCCACAGGTCGCAAGGAACCATGATCTCAATCCTGTTGCAGAGCCCAGAGAAATGACCAAGGTGCAGCTTGTTCCACCAAACCCCCAAAGTGATCTCCATGATGTTTCATCCCTTCCTACCTCTGGACACAGCGGTGAGATGCAGGATGGTGCAGTGATGGCACACGGCTCCACAGTCGGAGCCCCAGAAAACCCTGATGCTCCCGTGACGGCAGGAGAGAGCGAAGTGCAGTTTGCTGCACTGCCTAGGCAAGCAGTTTCCCAAGGGATGCATGAGGTACAACCAGCCACAGGGACGTCAAAGGATAGTAAGACCCATGCTGTTGCAGAGTCTGAGTCCTTAAATGCTGGAGAGATGGGCATGGCTCCTTCTGTCGCAGGCACTGCTGAAGAGACTGATAACCTTGCTGTGGCACCATGCATACAAATAACTCCCTGTGAGACTGAACCTACTGTTTGCAGTCTCAGTGCCACTACTGAGACCCTGTCTCCTAAAGCCAACATGCAAGACACAGCTGAACCCCAGGCCATGGCCCATACTGTACAAGAGACCAGTGAGGTGGTGATTACTGTGGGAGCCAGGCAAGAGAGCCTCTTAGAGACTGAGCCCCAGCTTCCCACACCGACCATGCTGGAGACTGACCATGTAACAGACCCCAGTTTCACAGCAGAGATGACACCAAGGCATTCACAAAGGTCTACTGAGGCCCATCCTGCTTCACAGACTGTACCACAAGCAACTAGCAAGGCCTGGCCTACTGAAACTGGGATCCAAACTACTGCAGAAGatggcacagctgtagaggcAACGGAGACCTGCCCTTGTCCTGCTACACAGACTACCCTAGCAGCCAAAGGGGAGACTGATGAGACCCAGATTGCTGCTGAAACCTCTATAGACACAGAGGCCTTGCCCAGTATGGAGTCTGCAGATGAAACTGCAGCCATGACTGAGGACCAGGCTTCTGTACATCCCGTGATGGGAAAGGGCAAGGCTCAAGCTGCCATGGATGTCACAGAGAAGATGCAGCCTATGCAGCACAGCATACAAGTCACTGAGGTGCAGCCCACTGCACAGGCTACGGTGGAGACTGGCGCACAGGCTATTCTGTCAACAGCATGTGAAGCTGAGCTTGccatgggggaaagggagctCTGTCCTTCTGTAGATGCTTCTCTAAAGGCAACAGAGGAGATGGGGAAGAGCCTGTCTGGAGCACAGGGGAGCGGTGCCCAGTCTGCAGATGCCTTTAGAGAAAATGAGCCCCATCTTGTTGCTGAGATGGCACAAGGCACCACAGAGGTGACTGAGGCCCAGTCTGCTGCACTGAACACTGAGGAGATGAGTAAAGGGCAGCTGAGAGCACAGACAACAGGGGACTCTGAAGCATGGGTGACTCCAAGGACCGTACCAGAGCCCACAGAAGTCTCTGACCTGGCCCAGTCTATTAAAGAGACTGCACAAGGCACTGTAGAAAGGACTGAAAGTCAGGCCACTGCAGCAAGTGAAGTAGCCCATCCTGCTGACATAGTTACAGAAGCACCACCAGCTGCCAGCATCCCAGAAGGGGCTGGGACCACAGAATCAAAGGGTGGGAAAATGGGGGCCAGTTCCCAAGTCACAAAAAATATCTTGGAAGCAAACAAGGAACAGCCTCAGGAATGTGAGCCCAatccagagccagagccacagcaggtcATGGAGCAAAAGCAAATGGCTTCGGCCCCTAAAACTTGTGAGCCCATCAGTGACGCTGCAAATCTGCAAACTGTAGAAGCTCCTCCAACAGGACTTTCCATGAATGGTGTGAAGGACAGGCATGAAAAGGCTGAGGGTCCTGCCACCCACCCAGCAAAAACCAAAGGAGCCCTATCTTCGGACATCACTCCTAGCAACCATGGCCCCCTCTCTCTAGAAGAACCATTCCCAAAGGATGCAGCTGATCCCATTCCTGCGGCCATGGACCCTGCAGCTTCACAGACCTGCTGA